One window of the Mycobacterium sp. SVM_VP21 genome contains the following:
- a CDS encoding metal-dependent hydrolase: MTSQTKPAVGGHIYEPAGVEIHARNVEFDWSQTPLHWIKGEPVASDVVSILHLILPEGERWFCEVFNEALPYVKDEDLAGAMRGFIGQEAMHAESHDKAVTEFLEARGVDTGPILRQFEYFFRRLLAPRSQRFARTRYNDMVQRLWLIAAIEHYTAILGDFVLNCAWDAYDVDPTMADICRWHGAEEIEHRCVAHDVANYFHPGYLNRCRAMLVALVYLVLMIHRAIGFTCRSDNTISHSYFWLWREYLRGSRRNILPQLRQVLKYTVAYFKPSFDPASIGSTAQAVSYLATSPAARRARR; this comes from the coding sequence ATGACGAGCCAAACTAAGCCGGCCGTGGGCGGGCATATCTATGAGCCGGCCGGCGTGGAGATCCACGCCCGCAACGTCGAGTTCGACTGGTCACAGACCCCACTGCACTGGATCAAAGGCGAGCCGGTGGCCTCCGACGTGGTGAGCATCCTGCATCTGATCCTGCCCGAGGGCGAGCGGTGGTTCTGCGAGGTCTTCAACGAGGCGTTGCCCTACGTCAAAGACGAGGACCTGGCGGGCGCCATGCGCGGCTTCATCGGCCAGGAGGCGATGCACGCCGAGTCACACGACAAGGCGGTGACCGAGTTCCTGGAGGCCCGCGGCGTCGATACCGGGCCCATCCTGCGGCAATTCGAGTACTTCTTCCGTCGACTGCTGGCGCCGCGCAGCCAGCGGTTCGCCCGTACCCGATACAACGACATGGTGCAGCGGCTGTGGCTGATCGCAGCGATTGAGCACTACACCGCGATCCTGGGCGATTTCGTCCTGAACTGCGCGTGGGACGCCTACGACGTGGACCCGACGATGGCCGACATCTGCCGCTGGCACGGCGCCGAGGAGATCGAGCACCGCTGCGTAGCCCACGATGTGGCGAACTACTTTCACCCCGGCTATCTCAACCGCTGCCGAGCCATGCTGGTCGCGCTGGTGTACCTGGTGTTGATGATTCACCGGGCGATCGGATTCACCTGCCGCTCCGACAACACCATCAGCCACTCCTACTTCTGGCTGTGGCGTGAGTACCTGCGCGGCTCGCGGCGCAACATCCTTCCGCAGCTGCGGCAGGTGCTCAAATACACCGTCGCCTACTTCAAACCGTCGTTCGACCCGGCCTCCATCGGCTCCACCGCGCAGGCCGTGTCCTACCTGGCGACCTCGCCGGCAGCGCGGAGGGCGCGGCGTTGA
- a CDS encoding PDR/VanB family oxidoreductase, with protein sequence MPTDVPPQLYGRWRHDPLLRVSNLLAKIAFPTFSVLMRRWKLAEPERTRELRVAKREIVAHDKDVVALTLVATDDKPLTRWTPGAHLDLLLPSGRMREYSLCGDPADPDSYRIAVRRIPDGGGGSIEVHDSLQPGATVTIKGPRNGMPMAVPGYGSSAQRLRFVAGGIGITPILPMMRAAERLGLDWSMIYTGRSADAIPFIAEVAQFGDKVVVRTDDTHGLPTAADLIGDVPVPTALYACGPPPMLEVLRRGLIGRTDVELHYERFSAPPVLDGKPFTVTLAKSGTVVPVDADQTALAAILQVNPDTPYSCKQGFCGTCRVRVLDGEIDHRDQTLTDTERADGDMLICISRAVGDHLIIDA encoded by the coding sequence ATTCCCACCGATGTGCCGCCACAGCTGTACGGGCGGTGGCGCCACGACCCGTTGCTGCGGGTCTCGAATCTGCTGGCCAAGATCGCCTTCCCGACGTTCAGCGTGTTGATGCGGCGCTGGAAGCTGGCCGAGCCGGAACGCACGCGGGAGTTGCGGGTGGCCAAGCGGGAGATCGTCGCGCACGACAAGGACGTGGTGGCGCTGACCCTGGTCGCCACCGACGACAAGCCGCTGACCCGCTGGACACCCGGTGCGCATCTGGATCTGCTGCTGCCCTCGGGCAGGATGCGGGAGTACTCGCTGTGCGGGGATCCCGCCGACCCCGACAGCTACCGCATTGCGGTGCGCCGCATCCCCGACGGTGGCGGGGGGTCGATCGAGGTGCACGACAGCTTGCAGCCCGGCGCCACGGTCACGATCAAGGGGCCCCGCAACGGCATGCCCATGGCGGTTCCCGGCTACGGTTCGTCCGCGCAGCGTCTCCGGTTCGTCGCCGGCGGTATCGGGATCACCCCGATCTTGCCGATGATGCGCGCCGCCGAGCGCCTGGGCCTGGACTGGTCGATGATCTACACCGGCCGCTCCGCCGATGCCATCCCGTTCATCGCCGAGGTGGCGCAATTCGGCGACAAGGTGGTTGTGCGTACCGACGACACCCACGGGCTGCCGACGGCCGCCGATCTGATCGGGGACGTGCCGGTGCCCACCGCGCTGTACGCGTGTGGCCCGCCGCCGATGCTCGAGGTGCTCCGCCGGGGTTTGATCGGCCGCACAGATGTGGAGCTGCACTACGAACGGTTCTCTGCCCCACCGGTTCTCGACGGCAAACCGTTCACCGTAACCCTCGCCAAGAGCGGTACCGTTGTACCTGTCGACGCCGATCAGACCGCCTTGGCCGCGATCCTGCAGGTCAACCCCGACACTCCCTATTCGTGCAAGCAGGGGTTCTGCGGCACCTGCCGGGTGCGGGTGCTCGACGGCGAGATCGATCACCGCGACCAGACCCTGACCGATACCGAACGCGCCGACGGCGACATGCTGATCTGCATCTCCCGCGCGGTCGGCGACCACCTGATCATTGACGCATGA
- the selA gene encoding L-seryl-tRNA(Sec) selenium transferase — MTDADPRRAIPRTDALLMLPPVRAARARLGEHVVRGLVRDAQDRARRGDLAPEQVESAVLEGLSGKTGTTLRPVLNATGVVVHTNLGRAPLSAAAVEALVVASGYVDVELDLVTGARSKRGVAARAALLAACPAAEDALVVNNGAAALVLSTTALAAGREVVVSRGELIEIGAGFRLPDLIASTGARLREVGTTNRTHLRDYAEAIGPQTGCILKVHPSNFAVHGFTASVGLAQLRPLAAEHDVALVADLGSGLLAADPLLPDEPDAATALAAGADIVTASGDKLLGGPQAGVVLGRAAFITQLARHPLARAVRADKLTLAALEATVSGAAAPVTRALRADPEQLHSRTERLAAAVGATVVAHDGRVGGGGAPGLPLPGWAVRLPEAAAAALRTGDPAVLPRVHDGACLVDLRCVPEADDGRLLAAVRTALDRIG; from the coding sequence GTGACCGACGCCGATCCGCGCCGCGCCATTCCGCGTACCGATGCGCTGTTGATGCTGCCGCCGGTTCGCGCGGCCCGTGCACGACTGGGCGAGCATGTGGTCCGCGGCTTGGTGCGCGACGCCCAGGATCGAGCCCGACGCGGCGATCTGGCTCCGGAGCAGGTTGAAAGCGCTGTCCTGGAGGGCCTTTCAGGGAAAACGGGGACGACGCTACGGCCGGTCCTCAATGCCACCGGAGTGGTGGTGCACACCAACCTGGGTCGGGCGCCGCTGTCGGCCGCCGCGGTCGAGGCGCTGGTGGTGGCCAGCGGCTACGTCGACGTCGAGCTGGACCTGGTCACCGGCGCGCGCTCCAAGCGTGGGGTCGCCGCGCGGGCCGCACTGCTGGCGGCCTGCCCTGCCGCCGAGGATGCGCTGGTGGTCAACAACGGTGCTGCGGCTTTGGTGCTGAGCACCACCGCGCTGGCCGCCGGCCGGGAAGTCGTGGTCAGCCGGGGCGAGCTGATCGAGATTGGGGCCGGATTCCGCCTGCCGGACCTGATCGCCTCCACCGGGGCGAGGCTGCGGGAGGTCGGCACCACCAACCGCACCCACCTGCGCGATTACGCCGAGGCCATCGGACCTCAGACCGGATGCATCCTCAAGGTGCATCCCAGCAATTTCGCCGTTCACGGTTTCACCGCATCAGTGGGGTTGGCGCAGTTACGGCCACTGGCAGCCGAACACGATGTTGCCTTGGTGGCCGACCTGGGCAGCGGGCTGTTGGCCGCAGATCCGCTGTTACCCGACGAGCCGGATGCCGCGACTGCGCTTGCCGCGGGCGCCGACATCGTGACCGCCAGTGGCGACAAGCTCCTCGGCGGGCCGCAGGCCGGAGTGGTGTTGGGCCGGGCCGCTTTCATCACCCAGCTCGCCCGGCACCCGTTGGCCCGCGCGGTCCGCGCCGACAAACTCACCCTGGCCGCCCTGGAGGCCACCGTCTCCGGCGCCGCCGCACCGGTGACCCGGGCGCTGCGCGCTGATCCCGAACAGTTGCATTCCCGGACCGAGCGGCTGGCTGCCGCGGTCGGTGCCACCGTCGTCGCCCACGACGGCCGCGTCGGCGGCGGCGGCGCCCCGGGACTACCGCTGCCGGGCTGGGCGGTCCGGCTGCCCGAGGCGGCGGCCGCCGCGCTGCGCACCGGCGATCCCGCGGTGCTGCCCCGGGTGCATGACGGGGCCTGCCTGGTCGATCTGCGCTGTGTGCCGGAAGCCGACGACGGACGACTGCTGGCAGCGGTGCGGACCG